The genomic stretch AGGCTTCATATATCCCCCACACTCACAACGAGGCGCCCCATGATTCCGATGGGATAAACTCATAGGTCTTTTTCGCCAGCAGGCTGTACAGGAAAGCATCTGAGCATTACCATGATATTCAACTACTGTTTTGCTCCCTGCGGAATAATGTAAATTATCAATGTTTTGTGTGATTACTGCTACCAGATGTCCTAATTCCTCTAACCTTGCAAGGGCAATATGGGCAGGATTCGGTTTTGCCTTTGCAATTGTATCTCCAATTTCATAAAACAACTCCCATACCTTATCCGGATTATCCAGAAATGCTTCGTATGTAGCATATTCCTCCGGTGGAAAACGAGACCAAAGGCCACCTTCGCTTCGAAAATCAGGAATTCCACTTTCTACGGAAATTCCGGCACCTGTTACGGCTACTACATTCTTGGAATTAGCAATTAACTCTGCCGATTTTTCAATAAGTTCATTCATTACGGTTCAATCCTTTC from Candidatus Hydrogenedens sp. encodes the following:
- a CDS encoding NAD-dependent deacylase; translated protein: MNELIEKSAELIANSKNVVAVTGAGISVESGIPDFRSEGGLWSRFPPEEYATYEAFLDNPDKVWELFYEIGDTIAKAKPNPAHIALARLEELGHLVAVITQNIDNLHYSAGSKTVVEYHGNAQMLSCTACWRKRPMSLSHRNHGAPRCECGGYMKPDVVLFGEPIPSQALFMGETLAKSCEIMLVVGTSAQVYPAASLPYTAKQWGATIIEFNVHGTPFTESVTDIFIEGPVGQTLPEILKRVEEIDKQKQVDKKE